A portion of the Daphnia magna isolate NIES linkage group LG4, ASM2063170v1.1, whole genome shotgun sequence genome contains these proteins:
- the LOC116922179 gene encoding trypsin Blo t 3 isoform X2: MMLQQAIGLFCLVGLMHSHPLDEVADPDKIVNGVPAAAGEFPYMALLHLNGYLCGGSLIGPSHVLTAAHCLYDHTLSEVTFFNVFVNTLSISGGGTGAVARGVKNFIIHPNYNPNTLDNDVALLVLNSPITNVALVTLPSDTMANATTLAPTTTKPTTSKPTTTIRTTTRPTTTTRTTTTRPTTTTRTTTRPTTRTTTRPTTRTTTRPTTRTTTRPTTRTTTRPTTRTTTRPTTRTTTTKPTTTTKPTCSCTCPPPTTTEGITTTTTNLTTMTLASSPTTTAPVASTTTANPLCPANSTTATKLTPLGDFYQTKAFSTYANSPAIITGWGTTSSGGSISQVLLKASVTVLNNTVCNSQYGSSFIGADMLCAAAPGTDTCQGDSGGPLFVGGVQVGITSWGNGCADPNYAGVYTRVTTYVSWIKTTQASNP; encoded by the exons ATGATGTTGCAACAG GCTATTGGCCTGTTTTGCCTCGTCGGACTGATGCATTCCCATCCACTTGACGAAG TGGCTGATCCCGACAAAATTGTCAATGGAGTGCCGGCTGCGGCTGGCGAATTTCCTTACATG GCTCTTTTGCATTTGAACGGATATCTGTGTGGCGGTTCTTTGATTGGCCCTTCGCACGTCTTGACAGCAGCCCATTGCTTATACGA ccaTACTCTCTCGGAAGTGACCTTTTTCAACGTTTTCGTAAACACATTGTCGATAAGCGGTGGTGGAACTGGCGCTGTCGCCAGAGGAGTGAAGAACTTCATCATTCATCCCAATTACAATCCCAACACCTTG GATAATGATGTCGCTTTGCTAGTCCTGAATTCACCCATTACAAATGTCGCGCTCGTCACTCTTCCGTCAGACACCATGGCAAATGCAACAACTTTggcaccaacaacaacaaaacctaCAACCAGCAAACCTACCACAACGATAAGAACGACAACTAGaccaacaactacaactagGACAACCACAACTAGGCCAACCACAACTACAAGGACGACAACTAGGCCAACTACAAGGACGACAACTAGGCCAACTACAAGGACGACAACTAGACCAACTACAAGGACGACAACTAGACCAACTACAAGGACGACAACTAGGCCAACTACAAGGACGACAACTAGGCCAACTACGAGGACAACAACCACCAAACCGACGACAACAACTAAACCAACGTGTTCTTGTACGTGCCCAccgccaacaacaacagaagGCATTACAACAACGACCACCAATCTTACAACAATGACACTGGCTAGCTCACCAACAACAACTGCACCAGTGGCAAGTACAACTACGGCTAATCCGCTATGTCCAGCCAACTCGACGACGGCCACAAAACTAACACCGCTCGGTGATTTTTACCAAACCAAAGCTTTCAGTACTTATGCCAACAGTCCCGCTATCATTACAGGATGGGGAACAACATCTTCAG GAGGCAGCATTTCCCAAGTGTTGCTGAAAGCTTCCGTCACCGTTCTAAACAATACCGTCTGCAACAGCCAATATGGCTCTTCCTTTATCGGAGCTGACATGTTGTGCGCTGCCGCTCCGGGTACGGACACTTGCCAG GGTGACAGTGGTGGCCCGCTCTTCGTTGGTGGAGTGCAAGTAGGTATCACCAGCTGGGGTAATGGTTGTGCTGATCCTAATTATGCCGGTGTATATACCCGAGTCACCACTTACGTTAGCTGGATCAAGACCACACAGGCGAGCAATCCCTAA
- the LOC116922165 gene encoding serine-rich adhesin for platelets isoform X1, translating into MASKENAVALVNPHQLASVIRSSRLDKVLIVDSRSFFEYNDRHIQGAVNVCCSKLVKRRLQQDKVCVRDFLQQNCRLDRGLIEYENGDVIVYDQSSISPESVNPDSFLHLLLHKLVHVFRQVFLLSGGFLKFQACYGDFCEDKSRLLRSSSSTLHNMTSLSQPCLPITNVGPTRILSFLYLGSQQDAHNQELLSDFNITYEVNVSTNCPKPDFIQDSRFLRLPVNDSYGEKLLPYFVRATQFIDKVRETNGSVLVHCLAGISRSPTVAIAYVMRHLQMTFDDAFRYVKSKRSSISPNFNFLGQLLEYERQLREEEVLDSSVGDVTNCLQPSCQATAVSSPRCPATTTTTATSPAPGRERCLSRSISLSLSLKSPGLETVPHSCSPSPSSSDHLLKTPFGFAGLAVDEVDGSSKSRPILTADLSPTAALARLSFEAYEAAAAAAAAAAERMPSPVESEIKESSSSYLVVSRRKHHTREEIYRSLRQRMSSTTSSSSSTEMSHSYYSSKQKTETTSSRSSSSMVLTVSQSQRVQSSSPLSPATPSSAATTNQRNHRWKPTAVSNPLATASANASPSSHCSEISVHIEGSKAGQQEKIETERVEEESEQVDDECEPIEIRRRGAGFPRPHSDIGGGYLRHIHHPLQHTRSVPRRTSYAPSEASYSSISDDMLLSPTPSSPPPPSSSSSCSSHHLMAGLLSPQGNPCSNSSSGNWGGVVSPGLYARSDSVTTSGLGSEISDSEMGQSRADLDALSLCSGMSGTVRSGVGGGGSIAGSGFLESETDFASLPPDDGVFTELFSPPPARLQPPPPPRGGSSRPSRPSSLLGIIPARDLEWKPSPSSSSCSDWMMTSLDSSPTSCNRFPLLRKARPTSLLNPIDPSAPCEAPGTLGDLATSANPSSGQDSATRPGKRLTREDDLLPDSATVFQLWRQREAAMEQQLVDRSSESSNSLSVRRRSSKDITSASRLQHPSVVPECSSSSSSTTSSTSNTSTTSVSSKRKSSSEIPRDGAGFDGLTVGPDGGSPPAVVEKRRSGTREAGELFMMDGLYRFKSCPDIVDQMKNDQYDGQLPKSIHLELTLSKNSDTSSSNGISQHSVVQLRVARSRRDSQTQRYSCGALDGNFLVATNSNSRDALTNCSPNSASPLGCGSEHNSNTSLNCFSVIEVS; encoded by the exons CACCTCCTCCTGCACAAATTGGTTCACGTTTTTAGGCAAGTGTTTCTCCTTTCGGGCGGATTCCTCAAGTTCCAGGCGTGCTATGGAGATTTTTGCGAAGACAAATCGCGATTATTGCGATCCTCGTCGTCAACGTTACACAACATGACGTCACTGTCGCAACCGTGTTTGCCCATCACCAACGTCGGACCCACCAGGATCCTTTCTTTCCTCTACCTGGGATCACAGCAGGACGCTCATAATCAGGAACTTCTTTCg gatttCAATATCACGTACGAAGTGAACGTGAGTACAAACTGCCCGAAACCGGATTTCATCCAAGATAGCCGCTTTCTCCGGTTGCCCGTCAATGATTCCTACGGCGAAAAATTGTTACCGTATTTCGTCCGCGCTACTCAGTTTATCG ataaaGTCCGCGAAACGAACGGTTCGGTGTTGGTCCACTGCCTGGCGGGCATTTCCCGCTCACCGACGGTGGCCATCGCTTACGTCATGCGCCATTTACAGATGACATTTGACGACGCGTTCCGCTACGTCAAATCGAAACGATCCTCCATTTCGccaaatttcaattttctcGGTCAGTTGCTGGAATACGAGCGACAACTGAGGGAGGAGGAGGTGCTCGATTCGAGTGTCGGTGACGTCACCAATTGTTTACAACCGTCATGCCAAGCGACAGCCGTTTCTTCGCCGCGTTGTCCCGccacgacgacgacgactGCCACGAGTCCAGCGCCGGGCAGGGAGCGATGTCTATCGCGTTCCATCTCTCTCTCGTTGTCGCTGAAATCGCCCGGCTTGGAAACGGTGCCGCACAGTTGCAGTCCCAGTCCATCGTCATCCGATCATCTCCTCAAAACTCCGTTCGGTTTCGCTGGATTGGCCGTCGATGAAGTCGACGGATCATCCAAAAGTCGCCCCATTTTGACGGCTGATCTCTCACCCACTGCGGCCCTGGCACGGCTCTCCTTTGAGGCGTACGAAgctgccgctgctgctgccgccgcTGCGGCTGAGCGGATGCCTTCGCCCGTCGAGTCGGAAATCAAAGAATCTTCCTCGTCGTATTTGGTGGTCTCTAGACGGAAGCACCACACGCGAGAAGAGATTTACCGATCGCTGCGCCAGCGGATGTCGAGCACGacgagcagcagcagcagcacggAAATGAGTCATAGTTATTACAGTAGCAAACAAAAGACGGAAACGACGAGCAGTCGATCCTCGTCGTCGATGGTTTTGACCGTCAGTCAAAGCCAAAGGGTTCAGTCGTCCAGTCCGTTGTCACCGGCAACGCCGAGTTCAGCGGCCACCACCAATCAACGCAATCATCGATGGAAACCCACTGCGGTTAGCAATCCGTTGGCGACTGCCTCTGCCAATGCGTCCCCGTCGTCGCATTGTTCGGAAATTTCGGTGCACATTGAAGGATCGAAGGCCGGCCAGcaggaaaaaattgaaactgaaCGTGTCGAAGAGGAAAGTGAACAGGTCGACGATGAATGCGAACCGATCGAAATCCGCCGACGTGGCGCGGGTTTTCCTCGTCCGCATTCGGATATCGGCGGAGGTTACCTCCGCCACATCCACCATCCGCTTCAGCACACGCGTTCGGTGCCGAGACGGACGAGTTACGCACCCAGCGAGGCTTCATATTCGTCCATCTCGGACGATATGCTCTTGTCACCGACACCTTCGTCGCCTCCCCCTCCGTCCAGCAGTAGCAGTTGCAGTAGTCACCACTTGATGGCTGGCCTCCTCAGCCCGCAGGGCAACCCGTGTAGCAATAGCAGTAGCGGCAATTGGGGCGGCGTCGTCAGTCCCGGCCTGTACGCCCGTTCCGATTCGGTCACCACTTCCGGATTGGGATCGGAAATATCCGACAGTGAGATGGGCCAATCGCGAGCCGATTTGGATGCGTTGAGTCTTTGCAGTGGAATGAGCGGCACTGTGCGATCCGGCGTCGGTGGCGGCGGAAGCATCGCCGGATCGGGTTTCCTCGAATCGGAAACGGATTTCGCTTCATTACCGCCCGACGATGGAGTCTTTACCGAGCTTTTTTCTCCTCCTCCTGCACGACTTCaacctcctcctcctccccgGGGTGGATCGTCGCGGCCTTCACGTCCGTCCTCTCTTTTGG GGATCATTCCGGCTCGTGATTTGGAATGGAAGCCGTCACCGAGTAGTAGCAGTTGTTCAGATTGGATGATGACGTCACTTGATTCATCGCCCACGTCTTGCAATCGATTTCCGTTACTTCGCAAAGCACGTCCCACTTCGCTGTTGAATCCGATCGATCCTTCGGCACCTTGTGAAGCACCGGGAACATTGGGAGATTTAGCAACATCTGCGAACCCTTCTTCCGGCCAAGATTCTGCCACACGACCTGGTAAGCGTTTAACAC GTGAAGACGATTTATTGCCAGACAGCGCCACGGTATTCCAGTTGTGGCGACAGCGAGAAGCTGCCATGGAACAGCAATTAGTAGACAG GTCCAGTGAATCAAGCAATTCGTTATCAGTCCGTCGCCGTAGCAGCAAAGATATCACATCCGCCAGCCGGCTGCAACATCCGTCTGTGGTTCCCGAGTgtagtagcagcagcagcagcaccacCAGTAGTACCAGTAATACTTCAACTACTTCAGTGTCGAGTAAACGTAAAAGCAGTTCGGAGATCCCTCGTGATGGGGCCGGATTCGATGGATTGACTGTAGGACCTGATGGAGGATCGCCGCCGGCTGTTGTTGAGAAACGCCGATCTGGAACTCGAG aAGCCGGAGAGTTGTTTATGATGGATGGACTTTACCGCTTCAAAAGCTGCCCGGACATTGTGGATCAGATGAAAAACGACCAATACGATGGCCAACTACCAAAGAGCATCCATTTGGAATTGACATTAAGTAAAAATAGCGACACGAGTAGTAGCAACGGCATCAGTCAGCACAGTGTAGTGCAATTGAGAGTCGCCCGATCACGCCGCGACAGTCAAACGCAGCGCTATTCATGTGGAGCACTAGACGGCAATTTTTTGGTTGCCACCAATAGTAATTCCCGAGATGCATTAACTAACTGTTCACCCAATTCAGCCTCGCCGTTAGGTTGTGGCTCTGAACATAATAGCAATACCAGTCTGAACTGCTTTTCTGTTATTGAAGTGTCATAG
- the LOC116922165 gene encoding serine-rich adhesin for platelets isoform X2, whose protein sequence is MASKENAVALVNPHQLASVIRSSRLDKVLIVDSRSFFEYNDRHIQGAVNVCCSKLVKRRLQQDKVCVRDFLQQNCRLDRGLIEYENGDVIVYDQSSISPESVNPDSFLHLLLHKLVHVFRQVFLLSGGFLKFQACYGDFCEDKSRLLRSSSSTLHNMTSLSQPCLPITNVGPTRILSFLYLGSQQDAHNQELLSDFNITYEVNVSTNCPKPDFIQDSRFLRLPVNDSYGEKLLPYFVRATQFIDKVRETNGSVLVHCLAGISRSPTVAIAYVMRHLQMTFDDAFRYVKSKRSSISPNFNFLGQLLEYERQLREEEVLDSSVGDVTNCLQPSCQATAVSSPRCPATTTTTATSPAPGRERCLSRSISLSLSLKSPGLETVPHSCSPSPSSSDHLLKTPFGFAGLAVDEVDGSSKSRPILTADLSPTAALARLSFEAYEAAAAAAAAAAERMPSPVESEIKESSSSYLVVSRRKHHTREEIYRSLRQRMSSTTSSSSSTEMSHSYYSSKQKTETTSSRSSSSMVLTVSQSQRVQSSSPLSPATPSSAATTNQRNHRWKPTAVSNPLATASANASPSSHCSEISVHIEGSKAGQQEKIETERVEEESEQVDDECEPIEIRRRGAGFPRPHSDIGGGYLRHIHHPLQHTRSVPRRTSYAPSEASYSSISDDMLLSPTPSSPPPPSSSSSCSSHHLMAGLLSPQGNPCSNSSSGNWGGVVSPGLYARSDSVTTSGLGSEISDSEMGQSRADLDALSLCSGMSGTVRSGVGGGGSIAGSGFLESETDFASLPPDDGVFTELFSPPPARLQPPPPPRGGSSRPSRPSSLLGIIPARDLEWKPSPSSSSCSDWMMTSLDSSPTSCNRFPLLRKARPTSLLNPIDPSAPCEAPGTLGDLATSANPSSGQDSATRPGEDDLLPDSATVFQLWRQREAAMEQQLVDRSSESSNSLSVRRRSSKDITSASRLQHPSVVPECSSSSSSTTSSTSNTSTTSVSSKRKSSSEIPRDGAGFDGLTVGPDGGSPPAVVEKRRSGTREAGELFMMDGLYRFKSCPDIVDQMKNDQYDGQLPKSIHLELTLSKNSDTSSSNGISQHSVVQLRVARSRRDSQTQRYSCGALDGNFLVATNSNSRDALTNCSPNSASPLGCGSEHNSNTSLNCFSVIEVS, encoded by the exons CACCTCCTCCTGCACAAATTGGTTCACGTTTTTAGGCAAGTGTTTCTCCTTTCGGGCGGATTCCTCAAGTTCCAGGCGTGCTATGGAGATTTTTGCGAAGACAAATCGCGATTATTGCGATCCTCGTCGTCAACGTTACACAACATGACGTCACTGTCGCAACCGTGTTTGCCCATCACCAACGTCGGACCCACCAGGATCCTTTCTTTCCTCTACCTGGGATCACAGCAGGACGCTCATAATCAGGAACTTCTTTCg gatttCAATATCACGTACGAAGTGAACGTGAGTACAAACTGCCCGAAACCGGATTTCATCCAAGATAGCCGCTTTCTCCGGTTGCCCGTCAATGATTCCTACGGCGAAAAATTGTTACCGTATTTCGTCCGCGCTACTCAGTTTATCG ataaaGTCCGCGAAACGAACGGTTCGGTGTTGGTCCACTGCCTGGCGGGCATTTCCCGCTCACCGACGGTGGCCATCGCTTACGTCATGCGCCATTTACAGATGACATTTGACGACGCGTTCCGCTACGTCAAATCGAAACGATCCTCCATTTCGccaaatttcaattttctcGGTCAGTTGCTGGAATACGAGCGACAACTGAGGGAGGAGGAGGTGCTCGATTCGAGTGTCGGTGACGTCACCAATTGTTTACAACCGTCATGCCAAGCGACAGCCGTTTCTTCGCCGCGTTGTCCCGccacgacgacgacgactGCCACGAGTCCAGCGCCGGGCAGGGAGCGATGTCTATCGCGTTCCATCTCTCTCTCGTTGTCGCTGAAATCGCCCGGCTTGGAAACGGTGCCGCACAGTTGCAGTCCCAGTCCATCGTCATCCGATCATCTCCTCAAAACTCCGTTCGGTTTCGCTGGATTGGCCGTCGATGAAGTCGACGGATCATCCAAAAGTCGCCCCATTTTGACGGCTGATCTCTCACCCACTGCGGCCCTGGCACGGCTCTCCTTTGAGGCGTACGAAgctgccgctgctgctgccgccgcTGCGGCTGAGCGGATGCCTTCGCCCGTCGAGTCGGAAATCAAAGAATCTTCCTCGTCGTATTTGGTGGTCTCTAGACGGAAGCACCACACGCGAGAAGAGATTTACCGATCGCTGCGCCAGCGGATGTCGAGCACGacgagcagcagcagcagcacggAAATGAGTCATAGTTATTACAGTAGCAAACAAAAGACGGAAACGACGAGCAGTCGATCCTCGTCGTCGATGGTTTTGACCGTCAGTCAAAGCCAAAGGGTTCAGTCGTCCAGTCCGTTGTCACCGGCAACGCCGAGTTCAGCGGCCACCACCAATCAACGCAATCATCGATGGAAACCCACTGCGGTTAGCAATCCGTTGGCGACTGCCTCTGCCAATGCGTCCCCGTCGTCGCATTGTTCGGAAATTTCGGTGCACATTGAAGGATCGAAGGCCGGCCAGcaggaaaaaattgaaactgaaCGTGTCGAAGAGGAAAGTGAACAGGTCGACGATGAATGCGAACCGATCGAAATCCGCCGACGTGGCGCGGGTTTTCCTCGTCCGCATTCGGATATCGGCGGAGGTTACCTCCGCCACATCCACCATCCGCTTCAGCACACGCGTTCGGTGCCGAGACGGACGAGTTACGCACCCAGCGAGGCTTCATATTCGTCCATCTCGGACGATATGCTCTTGTCACCGACACCTTCGTCGCCTCCCCCTCCGTCCAGCAGTAGCAGTTGCAGTAGTCACCACTTGATGGCTGGCCTCCTCAGCCCGCAGGGCAACCCGTGTAGCAATAGCAGTAGCGGCAATTGGGGCGGCGTCGTCAGTCCCGGCCTGTACGCCCGTTCCGATTCGGTCACCACTTCCGGATTGGGATCGGAAATATCCGACAGTGAGATGGGCCAATCGCGAGCCGATTTGGATGCGTTGAGTCTTTGCAGTGGAATGAGCGGCACTGTGCGATCCGGCGTCGGTGGCGGCGGAAGCATCGCCGGATCGGGTTTCCTCGAATCGGAAACGGATTTCGCTTCATTACCGCCCGACGATGGAGTCTTTACCGAGCTTTTTTCTCCTCCTCCTGCACGACTTCaacctcctcctcctccccgGGGTGGATCGTCGCGGCCTTCACGTCCGTCCTCTCTTTTGG GGATCATTCCGGCTCGTGATTTGGAATGGAAGCCGTCACCGAGTAGTAGCAGTTGTTCAGATTGGATGATGACGTCACTTGATTCATCGCCCACGTCTTGCAATCGATTTCCGTTACTTCGCAAAGCACGTCCCACTTCGCTGTTGAATCCGATCGATCCTTCGGCACCTTGTGAAGCACCGGGAACATTGGGAGATTTAGCAACATCTGCGAACCCTTCTTCCGGCCAAGATTCTGCCACACGACCTG GTGAAGACGATTTATTGCCAGACAGCGCCACGGTATTCCAGTTGTGGCGACAGCGAGAAGCTGCCATGGAACAGCAATTAGTAGACAG GTCCAGTGAATCAAGCAATTCGTTATCAGTCCGTCGCCGTAGCAGCAAAGATATCACATCCGCCAGCCGGCTGCAACATCCGTCTGTGGTTCCCGAGTgtagtagcagcagcagcagcaccacCAGTAGTACCAGTAATACTTCAACTACTTCAGTGTCGAGTAAACGTAAAAGCAGTTCGGAGATCCCTCGTGATGGGGCCGGATTCGATGGATTGACTGTAGGACCTGATGGAGGATCGCCGCCGGCTGTTGTTGAGAAACGCCGATCTGGAACTCGAG aAGCCGGAGAGTTGTTTATGATGGATGGACTTTACCGCTTCAAAAGCTGCCCGGACATTGTGGATCAGATGAAAAACGACCAATACGATGGCCAACTACCAAAGAGCATCCATTTGGAATTGACATTAAGTAAAAATAGCGACACGAGTAGTAGCAACGGCATCAGTCAGCACAGTGTAGTGCAATTGAGAGTCGCCCGATCACGCCGCGACAGTCAAACGCAGCGCTATTCATGTGGAGCACTAGACGGCAATTTTTTGGTTGCCACCAATAGTAATTCCCGAGATGCATTAACTAACTGTTCACCCAATTCAGCCTCGCCGTTAGGTTGTGGCTCTGAACATAATAGCAATACCAGTCTGAACTGCTTTTCTGTTATTGAAGTGTCATAG
- the LOC116922197 gene encoding probable small nuclear ribonucleoprotein E, whose product MAARAPKVQKVMVQPINLIFRYLQTRSRVDIWLYENVNMHMEGHIVGFDEYMNIVLDDAEEVYVKTNVRKQIGRVLLKGDNITLIQNAAGSVDD is encoded by the exons atggcagccAGAGCACCAAAAGTCCAGAAAGTGATGGTCCAACCGATC AACTTGATTTTCAGATACTTGCAAACAAGATCACGAGTGGACATTTGGCTTTATGAAAACGTAAACATGCATATGGAAGGTCATATTGTTGGATTTGATGAGTACATGAACATTGTCCTGGATGATGCAGAAGAAGTCTACGTCAAAACAAACGTTAGGAAACAAATCG gTCGGGTGCTGTTGAAAGGAGACAATATAACCCTCATCCAAAATGCCGCTGGCAGTGTAGATGATTAA
- the LOC116922179 gene encoding trypsin Blo t 3 isoform X1: MHLTFWAIGLFCLVGLMHSHPLDEVADPDKIVNGVPAAAGEFPYMALLHLNGYLCGGSLIGPSHVLTAAHCLYDHTLSEVTFFNVFVNTLSISGGGTGAVARGVKNFIIHPNYNPNTLDNDVALLVLNSPITNVALVTLPSDTMANATTLAPTTTKPTTSKPTTTIRTTTRPTTTTRTTTTRPTTTTRTTTRPTTRTTTRPTTRTTTRPTTRTTTRPTTRTTTRPTTRTTTRPTTRTTTTKPTTTTKPTCSCTCPPPTTTEGITTTTTNLTTMTLASSPTTTAPVASTTTANPLCPANSTTATKLTPLGDFYQTKAFSTYANSPAIITGWGTTSSGGSISQVLLKASVTVLNNTVCNSQYGSSFIGADMLCAAAPGTDTCQGDSGGPLFVGGVQVGITSWGNGCADPNYAGVYTRVTTYVSWIKTTQASNP; the protein is encoded by the exons ATGCATCTCACTTTTTGG GCTATTGGCCTGTTTTGCCTCGTCGGACTGATGCATTCCCATCCACTTGACGAAG TGGCTGATCCCGACAAAATTGTCAATGGAGTGCCGGCTGCGGCTGGCGAATTTCCTTACATG GCTCTTTTGCATTTGAACGGATATCTGTGTGGCGGTTCTTTGATTGGCCCTTCGCACGTCTTGACAGCAGCCCATTGCTTATACGA ccaTACTCTCTCGGAAGTGACCTTTTTCAACGTTTTCGTAAACACATTGTCGATAAGCGGTGGTGGAACTGGCGCTGTCGCCAGAGGAGTGAAGAACTTCATCATTCATCCCAATTACAATCCCAACACCTTG GATAATGATGTCGCTTTGCTAGTCCTGAATTCACCCATTACAAATGTCGCGCTCGTCACTCTTCCGTCAGACACCATGGCAAATGCAACAACTTTggcaccaacaacaacaaaacctaCAACCAGCAAACCTACCACAACGATAAGAACGACAACTAGaccaacaactacaactagGACAACCACAACTAGGCCAACCACAACTACAAGGACGACAACTAGGCCAACTACAAGGACGACAACTAGGCCAACTACAAGGACGACAACTAGACCAACTACAAGGACGACAACTAGACCAACTACAAGGACGACAACTAGGCCAACTACAAGGACGACAACTAGGCCAACTACGAGGACAACAACCACCAAACCGACGACAACAACTAAACCAACGTGTTCTTGTACGTGCCCAccgccaacaacaacagaagGCATTACAACAACGACCACCAATCTTACAACAATGACACTGGCTAGCTCACCAACAACAACTGCACCAGTGGCAAGTACAACTACGGCTAATCCGCTATGTCCAGCCAACTCGACGACGGCCACAAAACTAACACCGCTCGGTGATTTTTACCAAACCAAAGCTTTCAGTACTTATGCCAACAGTCCCGCTATCATTACAGGATGGGGAACAACATCTTCAG GAGGCAGCATTTCCCAAGTGTTGCTGAAAGCTTCCGTCACCGTTCTAAACAATACCGTCTGCAACAGCCAATATGGCTCTTCCTTTATCGGAGCTGACATGTTGTGCGCTGCCGCTCCGGGTACGGACACTTGCCAG GGTGACAGTGGTGGCCCGCTCTTCGTTGGTGGAGTGCAAGTAGGTATCACCAGCTGGGGTAATGGTTGTGCTGATCCTAATTATGCCGGTGTATATACCCGAGTCACCACTTACGTTAGCTGGATCAAGACCACACAGGCGAGCAATCCCTAA
- the LOC116922185 gene encoding astacin has product MSMTILVFFGTCVGLGSVIATPVLMQNLNSDQAINFKAGRPLTDEELSSDLSSLTRDYAGEFFPWDKQDPNLLEGDIKPWGEKVAILGSSYRWPNAIIPYVISDAYTTAQRGIIAYGMSAYHNNTCIRFVPRTCETNYIRIFKSGSGCWSYIGLINQGAQDVSLDDGCVASQAPGIVMHEFMHAAGFFHEHSRPDRDTYVSVNLNNVLEQYRHNFNALTTSQVTTLGLSYDYGSVMHYPKGAFAIDNTIDVITPLIGTPTIGQRAGFSSLDLQKLNALYCSTTSG; this is encoded by the exons ATGTCAATGACGATTTTAGTCTTTTTCGGGACATGTGTTGGGCTTGGATCGGTTATAGCAACGCCCGTTTTGATGCAAAATTTAAATAGTGATCAG GCCATCAATTTCAAAGCTGGTAGGCCACTTACTGACGAAGAACTCAGCAGCGACCTTTCCAGCTTAACGAGAG ATTACGCAGGAGAATTCTTTCCGTGGGACAAACAGGATCCTAACCTCCTAGAAGGTGACATTAAGCCGTGGGGAGAAAAAGTTGCTATCTTGGGATCTAGTTATCGTTGGCCGAATGCGATCATTCCCTATGTCATCTCGGACGCATACA CTACCGCTCAGCGCGGAATCATTGCATATGGTATGAGTGCCTACCACAACAACACGTGCATTCGTTTCGTTCCACGAACCTGTGAAACCAACTACATCAGGATCTTCAAAAGTGGATCAGG TTGCTGGAGCTACATAGGCCTCATCAACCAAGGTGCTCAGGATGTGAGTCTCGACGATGGATGTGTCGCGTCTCAGGCACCGGGAATCGTCATGCACGAGTTTATGCACGCCGCTGGATTTTTCCACGAACATTCGCGTCCAGATCGTGATACGTATGTATCCGTTAATCTAAACAACGTTTTAGAGC AATACAGACACAATTTCAATGCGCTGACAACGTCACAGGTCACCACCCTAGGACTTTCATACGATTATG GATCTGTGATGCATTATCCAAAGGGAGCCTTTGCTATTGACAATACAATTGACGTCATTACGCCACTAATTGGTACGCCCACCATAGGACAACGAGCGGGATTTAGTTCG CTGGATCTCCAGAAACTAAATGCATTGTACTGCTCGACCACATCTGGTTAA